The Mycolicibacterium mucogenicum DSM 44124 genomic sequence ACGGTCCGCAGATAGATCGAGGCGACCTGCTTGAACAGCTCGAAGCCCACTGCGGCGATCAGGGCCGCACGGGCCGAGCTGCGCAGGCTGACCTTCTCGCGCGGCAGCCGGGCGATGATCCAGGTGAACATCAGCCACGCCACAAGGAACGACACCGTCAACGACGCCACCCGCAGCAGGACACCGAGACCCGGCACGTGCCCGACGCCGAACCAGTGCAGGACCGTCGTCATCAATCCGGTGTCGCCGAGGGCGGTCAGGCCGATGGTGACGACGATGGCCAGGAACGCCGAGACCAGCGCCAGCAGATCGGACAGCTTGGTACCCAGCCAGCCATCTGGTTCGCTCTGCTGCTCCCACATCTCGGTGAGGGCCTTGCGCAGATTCGCCATCCAGCCCAGGCCGGCCCACGCCGCGGTCGCCAGGCCGATGACGCCGACCGAGGTGCGTGATTTCACGGCCGAGTCCATCAGTCCGACCAGCTGGTTACCGAAGTCGCCCGCGACCGCGGACCGGATATGCACCTCGAGCTCGGCCAGCAGCTCCGGCCGGGACGCCAGCACGAAGCCACCCACCGCAAAACCGACCATGAGCAGCGGGAACAGCGCGAATACCGTGAAGTAGGTGATGCCGGCGGCATAGAAGTCACCGTTGCACTGCTGGTAGCGGTCCTGGGCCCGCATGATCCGATCCAGCCACGGATGCCGCTGACGCAGTCGGTCGAGTAGGCCCGGCTGGTCCGAGTCGGTCATTTTCGGCAAACCCCCTTGTCTGCCGAAAAGCCTAGTGTGCGCCGCCCCGGGTGTCCCGGCGCGGCGTCCGCAATGTCAGCGCAGACGCGGCAGGAAGCCCAGTCGGTCGTTGACGCGCTGCAGCGTCTTGGACGCCACCTGCTCGGCGCGCTCGGCACCGGCGGCCAGCACCGATTCCAGCTCAGCGGGGTCAGCCAGCAGCTCGTCGACCCGGTTCTTGATCGGGGTGACGTACTCGACGACGGCCTCGGCGGTCTCCTTCTTCAGGTCGCCGTAACCGCGCCCCTCGTAGCCGGCCACCAGCGCGTCGATGGCGGTTCCGGTGACCGCGGACTGGATGGTCAGCAGGTTGGAGATGCCGGGCTTGGCCTCCGTGTCGAACCGGATTTCGCGCTCGCTGTCAGTGACCGCCGAGCGAATCTTCTTGGCGCTCTTGGCCGGATCGTCGAGCAGGTTGATCAGCCCGGCGTCGGTCGCGGCCGACTTGCTCATCTTGGCAGTCGGGTCCTGCAGGTCGTAGATCTTGGCGGTGGCCTTGGGGATCATGGCCTCGGGCACCACGAAGGTGTCGGGGAACCGCGCGTTGAACCGCTGCGCGAGGTCGCGGGCCAGTTCCAGGTGCTGACGCTGATCCTCACCGACGGGCACCAGGTCGGTGTCGTACAGCAGGATGTCGGCGGCCATGAGCACCGGATAGGTGAACAGGCCGATCGTGGTGGCGTCGGCGCCCTGCTTCTGCGACTTGTCCTTGAACTGCGTCATCCGCGAGGCCTGACCGAAGCCGGTGAAGCAGCCCAGCAACCAGGCCAGCTGGGTGTGCTCGGCGACGTGGCTCTGCACGAACACCGTGCTGCGGGCCGGATCGATACCGAGGGCGAGGTACTGCGCGGCGGTCACCAGCGTGCGGCGGCGCAGTGTCTCGGGGTCCTGCGGGACGGTGATGGCATGCAGGTCGACGACACAGAAGAACGCGTCGTAGCCGTCCTGCAGGTGGGCCCAGTTCTGCACCGCGCCCAGGGCATTGCCCAGGTGAAGCGAGTCGGAGGTGGGCTGTGCCCCGGAAAAGACGACGCGCTTGTCCGCGCCTGCACCGCTGTTGCTCATGATGGGTTCGATTTTCGCACTGCCGTCATCCGGTTTTGTCCGGGGCCGGTTCGGGACCGGCGGTTCACGCCCGCGCGACGAAGCGGAACCGGTCGCCGCGGTACACCGAGCGGGTCCATTCGACGACCTGCCCCGACGTGTCGCGGCTGGTCCGGTGGACCAGCAGTAAGGGTTGCCCGGTCGCGATCTGCAGCAGCTCGGCCTGGTCCGGGGTCGCCATGGCGGTCTCGACGGTGTCCTCCACCGAGTGCACGCCGCGGCCGTAGCAGTCGCGCAGGGCCGCGTACAGCGACCCTTTCTCCGCGAGCCTCGCCTCCAGCCGCGGCAGCGCGCCGGGCAGGTGCGCCTCCTCGAGCGCCAGCGGTTCACCGTCGACGAGGCGCAACCGGGTGAGGAGCCGAATCCGCTCCCCCGGTTCGATCTCGAGATGTTCGGCGACGGTCTTGTCCGCTCGCATCTGCTCCAGCCCCAGAATCTGCGAAGACGCCTGCATCCCTTCGGCTTTCAGGTCGTCAGTGAGTGACGACAGCTGCCGAACGTGGACGACCTTGGGCGGCGCGACGTAATTTCCGCTGCCCTGCGTGCGGCGCAGCACGCCCTCGCCGGCCAGTTCGGCCAGCGCCTTGCGCAGCGTGGTGCGGGAGGTACCGAGCTGTTCGGCCAGTTGCCGTTCCGGTGGCAGCGACATGCCCCGGTCGAGTCCGGCGATGAGATCCGCGAGGGCGAGCTTGACCTGGAAGTACCGCGGCGCGGCGGCGGTCGGGGCGGCTGCTTCAGACATCAGATCGATTCACCTCTTGACGGCCTTATTGGTATATGCCAATCTAGCACCTACCAAATTGGTATAGACCAATTTCCACTCCAGCGAGAGGACTCCGCGCGTGGGCACCACCAAAACACCGAGAACATCGAGACTGGGCCTACTCGTGGGAGTCGCCGCGGCGAGCGTCGGCGTCATCTACGGCTACGACCTGTCCAACATCGCCGGCGCGATGCTGTTCATCCCCAAGGAGTTCGATCTCGACACCGCGGGCGTGCAGTGGATCACCACCATGGTGGTGATCGGCGAGATCGCGGGCGCCATCGTCGGCGGCTGGCTGGCCAACAAGATCGGCCGCAAGAAGTCGATGGTCCTGGTCGCCACCACCTACGCCGCGTTCGCGTTGATGTGCGCAATGTCGGTCTCGGTGCCGATGCTGATGACAGCCCGCCTTCTACTGGGCCTGACCATCGGCGTCTCGGTGGTCGTCGTCCCGGTGTTCGTCGCCGAATCGGCACCCGCAAGCATCCGCGGGTCACTGCTGGTGGCCTATCAGGTGGCCACCGTCATCGGCATCATCATCGGCTACCTGGCCGCCTACGCGCTGGCCGGCTCCGGGAGCTGGCGGTGGATGCTGGGTCTGGCCGCCGTGCCCGCCCTCGTGGTCGCCGTCGTCCTGATGCGTATGCCCGACACCGCCCGGTGGTACATGCTCAAGGGCCGGGTCGCCGAAGCGCGGCGCACGCTGGCGATGGTCGATCCCGACGCCGACATCGATGCCGAAATCCAAGAGATCGGCCGGGCCCTGCACGAAGAACGCGGCGGCACCTTCCGCGAGATGCTGCGTCCGCCCTACCTGCGGGCGACGGTGTTCGTCGTCGTCCTCGGCTTCTTCATCCAGATCACCGGCATCAACGCCATCGTCTACTACAGCCCGAAACTGTTCGAGGCCATGGGTTTCCACGGCAAC encodes the following:
- the yhjD gene encoding inner membrane protein YhjD; translation: MTDSDQPGLLDRLRQRHPWLDRIMRAQDRYQQCNGDFYAAGITYFTVFALFPLLMVGFAVGGFVLASRPELLAELEVHIRSAVAGDFGNQLVGLMDSAVKSRTSVGVIGLATAAWAGLGWMANLRKALTEMWEQQSEPDGWLGTKLSDLLALVSAFLAIVVTIGLTALGDTGLMTTVLHWFGVGHVPGLGVLLRVASLTVSFLVAWLMFTWIIARLPREKVSLRSSARAALIAAVGFELFKQVASIYLRTVMHGPAGATFGPVLGLMVFAYVTARLILFSTAWAATAADTMALAPVAPPGPAAIVTRYREREGVDANSVAVGAAVGLLGGLGLSRLTRRR
- the trpS gene encoding tryptophan--tRNA ligase, which translates into the protein MSNSGAGADKRVVFSGAQPTSDSLHLGNALGAVQNWAHLQDGYDAFFCVVDLHAITVPQDPETLRRRTLVTAAQYLALGIDPARSTVFVQSHVAEHTQLAWLLGCFTGFGQASRMTQFKDKSQKQGADATTIGLFTYPVLMAADILLYDTDLVPVGEDQRQHLELARDLAQRFNARFPDTFVVPEAMIPKATAKIYDLQDPTAKMSKSAATDAGLINLLDDPAKSAKKIRSAVTDSEREIRFDTEAKPGISNLLTIQSAVTGTAIDALVAGYEGRGYGDLKKETAEAVVEYVTPIKNRVDELLADPAELESVLAAGAERAEQVASKTLQRVNDRLGFLPRLR
- a CDS encoding GntR family transcriptional regulator, with translation MSEAAAPTAAAPRYFQVKLALADLIAGLDRGMSLPPERQLAEQLGTSRTTLRKALAELAGEGVLRRTQGSGNYVAPPKVVHVRQLSSLTDDLKAEGMQASSQILGLEQMRADKTVAEHLEIEPGERIRLLTRLRLVDGEPLALEEAHLPGALPRLEARLAEKGSLYAALRDCYGRGVHSVEDTVETAMATPDQAELLQIATGQPLLLVHRTSRDTSGQVVEWTRSVYRGDRFRFVARA
- a CDS encoding sugar porter family MFS transporter, with the protein product MGTTKTPRTSRLGLLVGVAAASVGVIYGYDLSNIAGAMLFIPKEFDLDTAGVQWITTMVVIGEIAGAIVGGWLANKIGRKKSMVLVATTYAAFALMCAMSVSVPMLMTARLLLGLTIGVSVVVVPVFVAESAPASIRGSLLVAYQVATVIGIIIGYLAAYALAGSGSWRWMLGLAAVPALVVAVVLMRMPDTARWYMLKGRVAEARRTLAMVDPDADIDAEIQEIGRALHEERGGTFREMLRPPYLRATVFVVVLGFFIQITGINAIVYYSPKLFEAMGFHGNFALLVLPALVQVAALIAVFISLVLVDRLGRRPILLGGIGMMIAANALLVGVFLAGSNFGGALTTLGFIGVLLFTVGFTFGFGALVWVYAGESFPSQLRSMGSSAMLTSDLVGNAIVAGFFLTMLQTLGGSGTFIVFGGLAALAFVFVYRFAPETKGRQLEEIRHFWENDGTWPSDTDIEQADAQAA